CAGCATACCCCCGGGTGTACCTATTCCTGGCGGAGTCTTCCTGCATCCGTATGGTCGCCCTTACTCGGGAGGTGTCCTGCGGGCTGGCGTGCCACCGAAGACAGCCGCCGTGAGGCATGCCCGGGCCTCCCCGGAGCGTGGATGAGACAGGTTGGAAAAGGACGATGCCCAGGTCAGTGAGCAAGCAGGGGGCATCCGAACGCGCAAGGAGATCGGCATCGAGCGCTGCGCGCTGAAGGTTCTCCGCGGTGACTTCGATGCCAGCGCCCAAGCACATGACAACAGCGCCAGCGCTCTCGTTCAGTGGACATTGACAGCGACCGCCCGGTGAACCGCCCCGACGAACCGACCGCCGGGTGGGTTCCTGCCGGAGGGCGATTGTGGTGGAGGCCGTGGCCGCGTGATCGGTGCGACAGCCGGGCGCCCGGACCACTGGCGGCCTGAGGGGAAACGCACCTACGAGCAGAGGAACAAGCCATGGACTATGCCCGTACGATCACCTGGACGTGTCCTACCAGGAAGCCGTGCCGCAAGTGAAGGAAGCCTTCAAGGCCCAGGGGTTCGGCACGTTGACCGAGATCGACGTACAGGCACCCCTGAAGGAGAAGCTGGGTTTGGACATGGAGCCCTACACGATCCTGGGCGCCTGCAACCCCGACCTCGCCCACCGGGCTCTGGAGGCCGAGCGGGAGATCGGGCTGCTCCTGCCCTGCAATGTGGTGGTGCGCGCTCATGATGGTGGTGTCCTCGTCCAGGCGCTGGACCCGCAGGTCATGGTGAGTGTGCCTGAGCGCGACGCACTCCAGCCCATTGCGGAGGAGGCCGACACCCGTATCCGGGCCGCTCTGAACTCACTGAACCCGGAAGGTGCCTGACCTTCGCAACCGCCACAGCGGGCAGGAGTGTGGACACGCGCTCTCGAAGGTGCGCGTCCGTCATTGGACTGCGGATGTGGTTGCGGCTCCCACCGGTGTGTTCTGTCCGCCTCGCCCTCTGTCCACCGGAACACGACCCTTCGGCTCCGTTCTCAAAGCTGCTGGTTCTGGTCGGCGTGTCCGTTAGGCGCCGGCTCCCGCGACGGGAACACATACGGGAGGGGGTACGTTGGAACCGGTGAAAGGCGGTGGAACATGGACATGTCCCCGGAGTTGGTGGGCGATGCCCTCACCCGACTGCGCCGTGCCCAGGGCCAGCTGATCGGTGTGATCTCGATGATCGAGGAGGGCGAGGACTGCGCGGCGGTGCTCACCCAACTCGCGGCGGTCTCCCGTGCGCTGGACCGGGCGGGCTTCAAGATCGTGGCCAGCGGGATGCGGCACTGCCAGGCCGCACGCGAGCGGGGAGAGGAACCGCCGATGACCGAACAGGAGCTGGAGAAGCTCTTCCTCTCTTTGGCCTGATCGGAACGCGCGGCAAGGCGGCTTGCCGCGCATACGTTTGCCTGTCTTATACCCCCCGGGGTGTATTACAGAAAGCATCGAGGAGTCACTCAACGTATGGATGTGCGTGGGAAGCAAGGAGAGTGATCACGATGACTGCCGGAATCGACGTCCAGGTGATCGATACGTCCTCACTGGGCGACCGCAGCTACCTGGCCACCGACGGCGAGGTCGCGCTGGTGGTCGACCCCCAGCGCGACATCGACCGCATCATCGCACTGGCAGGACGCCTGGGAGTGCGCATCACCCACGTGCTGGAGACCCACGTCCACAACGACTACGTCTCCGGTGGGCTGGAACTGTCCCGGCTGACCGGCGCGACCTACGCGATGGCGGCCGCCGACGAGGTCCCCTTCCAGCGGATGCCGCTGGCCGACGGCGACCTGGTGGAGGTCTCCCCGCGTATGCGGATGCGGGCCATCGCCACCCCCGGACACACCTTCCACCACCTGTCCTACGGGCTGGAAGGCCCCCAGGGAGCTGAAGGGGTGTTCACCGGCGGTTCGCTGCTGTTCGGCACCACCGGGCGCACCGACCTGCTGGGCCACGAGCACGCCGAAACGCTGGCCCGACACCAGCACGCCTCCGCGCACAAACTCGCCGACCTGCTGCCCGAAGGGGCACAGGTGTGGCCCACCCACGGTTTTGGCAGCTTCTGCTCGGCCACCCAGGCCGAAGGGGACGCCTCCACCGTGGGACGGGAGAGGGAACTCAACCCGGCGCTGCGCCTGGCCGCCGAGGAGTTCGTCACCCAGACCCTGTCGGGTCTGGACGCCTACCCCGCCTACTACGCCCACATGGGGGTCACCAACCTCGCCGGTCCCGAACCGGTGGACCTGCGCGCCCCCACCACCGCGGACCCGCTACAGCTGCGTCGGCGTCTGGAGGCGGGCGAGTGGGTCGTGGACCTGCGCAACCGCAAGGCCTATGTGAGGGCGCACCTGGCCGGCACCGTCAGCCTGGCTTTGGACGGGCCGATGGCCACCTGGCTGGGCTGGATGATCGACTGGGGAGCCCCTCTCACCCTCCTGGGTGAGACCATCGAACAGGTCGCGACGGCCCAGCGCGAGCTGGTGCGCATCGGCATCGACCGTGTCGCCGCCGCGGCCACCGGCACCCCCGAGGAGCTCGCCGCCGAACCCGACCAGGTCCGCACCATGGCCACCGCCGACTTCGCCGCACTGTCCGCGGCCCTGGAGGGGGAAGCCCCCGACGGCCTGCCCGCGCCCGAGGTCGTGCTGGACGTGAGGATGGGCAACGAGTGGAACGCCTCCCACGTCGTCGGCGCCGTGCACCTCCCGCTGCCCGAGCTGCCCCACCGCATCGACGAGGTTCCCGAGGGAGCGGTGTGGGTCCACTGCGGCAGCGGCTACCGCGCCACCGCCGCGGCCTCGCTGCTGGCCCGCGCCGGCCGCCACGTGGTGGTCGTGGACGACGCCTTCGACACCGCGGTCGACAAGGGCGTCCCCCTCACCACTCCCGCATAGCCGTCCGGCTTTTTCAAGGACACAGAACCGTTCGGGCGTTCACCGGCGACCGGTCCGCGTGAACGCCCGGCGACGCCGTGCACCAGCAGCGACCACGCCCAGACACGCGCTCTGCCACCGGGGTGCCGCCGCGCGCACCCGCCTCCCGACCCGTACGAACACCAACACGCACTGTCGGCGACGGGTCCCGCGTGCCTGACCGGTGACGCCCATCCGACGCGAAGGACTTCCCACCATGACCATGGCGATACTGTTCGGCCTGCTCATCGGGCTACTGCTCGGACTGCTCGGAGCGGGCGGATCCATCCTCGCTGTGCCAGCGCTGGTCTTTGGTGTGGGGATGGGGCTGCACGAGGCCATCCCCGCCTCCCTCGTCGTGGTCGGCGCCTCCGCCCTGGCCGGACTGATTCCACGACTGCGCCAGCAGGTGATTCGCTGGCCCGTCGCCCTGGTCTTCGGCGCCGCAGGACTGCCCGCCGCCTTCGCCGGAACCGCGGTCGGCCGACTCCTGCCCGAGCGCTGGCTCATGCTCGGTTTCGCCGTACTCATGGTCGCCGTCGCCGTGCGCATGCTCCGTAGCCAAACCGAGCACGGCGGTGCGTGCCGCACCCGAGCCGGCGGGATCAACTGGCGCAGCTGTCTGCCCAAGGCGCTCGCGGCCGGCGCGGCCGTCGGTTTCCTCACCGGGCTGTTCGGTGTCGGCGGTGGCTTCGTCATTGTTCCCGCCCTCGTCCTGCTGCTGGGGTTGACCACCACCGAGGCCGTCGCCACCTCCCTGGTCATCGTCGCCATCAACGCGGCCTCGGGCCTGGCCGCGCACGCCGGAGCCGCAGCCGACCTGGACTACACCGTCATCGCGGCCTTCGCCGCCGCGGCCATGGCCGCCTCTCTTGCCGCTGGCCGCATAGCGAACAAGATTCCCGCAAAGCCGCTGCGCAGGGGGTTCGCCGGAGTGGTGCTGACGGTGGCCGCCGGAGTGGCCGGTACGGCGCTGCTGGCGCCCCATCTGCTCACAGCCTGACCGGGTCCCGAAAAACCCCAGCTCACGGCTGCGTTGGCGCCCGCAGGCCCCCACCAGTTGCGACATAGGAGCCGTCCGGGCCCAGAGTTGTTTCCTTCTCGGTAGGTGGCTGTTTCCCGTCGGCCAGGGCAGCCTGACCAGGTCCAGCTGCCTTGTTGGGGAAGTGATGAAGGCGGTGCGTGTCGGGATCGCCTCCCAGCATCCGGTGGGGTGGTGAGCGCGGCGACTCATGACCGGGCCGGGCCCAGCGGTATGTGTCAAGCCGACTCGGTCGGGGGCGGGTGTTCACTGGCTCTCCAGGGGGACGCGGCGGTAGCGGGAGGTCGCGGAGCGCTCGCTGATCCCGGCCTGGGTGGCCAGGGTGCGCACGGTTACTCCGCGTTCGCGGGCCTGGCGGGCTGCCTCCAGCTCGATGGCGTTGAGCAGCTCCCGGGCGGTACGGGCGCCGGTGAGGATATGGGCCAAGGTCTCGACCGGGGCGTCCTCGCAGGCCACGCCGAGGCCGCTGGGGCTCACCGAGTCCAGGCGGGTGGTGATCTGGCGGGCCCGTTTGTCGGGGTCGGCGACGGGGCATCTCAATGTCTGTGTCAAGGCTCTGGCTGGATTGAACCTGATCAGTGGAAGCACCGGCGGGCCTGTGTGTTTCGCCCTTGGGCCTCGGGTAGCCGTGTACGACGGCTCGACACAAGACCGGCCCAGCATCCAGGGGAACCGATGTCCACACCAACGCGAGGAAAGCCGCGCTCACGCCATGGTCGTAACCTGATCGCGGGCATCCTGCTCGGCTTGGGCACCGCCGCCTTCATCGACGAGATGGTCTTTCACCAGCTCCTGCACTGGCACCACTTCTACGACCTGTCCACCAGCGACGTGGGACTGGTCTCGGACGGACTCTTCCACGCCTTCAGCTGGTTCGCCACCGTCGCCTCGCTGCTGATGGTCGCCGCGCTGCGCCGCGAACACACCTTCTGGGGCGCGGCCTTCACCGCCGGGTGGCTGACCGGGGCAGGGTTCTTCCAGCTCTACGACGGATTGGTCCAGCACAAGGTGATGGGCATACACCAGATCCGCTACGGCGTGAACCTGGTGCCCTACGACGTGACGTGGAACGTCATCGCCGCCGTCCTGCTCCTCGCTGGAATCGTGCTGTGGATCGTCACCGCACGACGCGCGGGCCGGTCCGCAAAACCCACCAGGGCCCAGGCCTGACCCATGGACCACCACGAACACCACGTCCCGGGGGCCGCCTGGCTCAGCCCGGGAGAATCGGCGACAGCGCTCCTGTTGGTGACCACCCTGGTGGCCTACGCGGTAGCGGTGGCGATCCTGCACAGGCGCGGCACCTCCTGGCCGGTCGCCCGCACTGTGTCCTGGGCGGCAGGCCTGCTGTGCGTGGGCGTGGCCCTGGTCGGCCCCTTGACCGAACGGGCCCACCACGACTTCACCGTCCACATGGCCGGACACGTCCTGTTGGGAATGCTGGGGCCGCTCCTGCTGGTGTTGGCGGCCCCGATCACCCTGGCCCTGCGGGTACTACCGGTGCGGACGACCCGCCCCCTCGCCCGGCTGCTGTCCTCACTTCCACTGGCGGTGCTGACGAACCCGTTCGTGGCAGGGGTGCTCAACATCGGCGGACTGTGGGTGCTCTACCGAACCGGCCTGTACACCGTGATGCACACCGATCCGTTGGTGCACGCTCTGATCCACGCGCACGTGCTGGCCGCCGGATACCTGTTCACCTTCGCCGTCCTGGGCGGCCCCGACCCGGCGCCGCACCGGCCCTCCCCGCCGTGGCGGGCAGCGGCGCTGGTCCTGGCGATCGCCGCGCACAACATCCTCGCCAAAACCCTCTATGCCGCCCCGCCCGAGGGGGTCCCCGCCGAACAGGCGCGCGCGGGGGCCGAGCTGATGTACTACGCGGGTGCGCCGGTGGAGATCGCGCTGATCTTCCTGGTGTGCCGCCCCTGGATCCTGCCACGCAGGAAGGCCTCGAACGCCGTTGGGTTCGAGGCCGTGTAGGGTTCACGATGCCGAGTCCACCACAGGCACCGGAGGATACGGTCGCTGGTCCCTCCCCATCGCCCACAGCACGTTCATCCGTTGCCTGGTCGGGCACAACACCGTCTGAGAGGCGGCAGTGCCCGCGAAGCCCATGGATGGCACTTTCGTCATCAGCCTCACCCGGTCCCCGGGAGCCACCCACCCATTCTTCAGGCGGACCATGCCCAGGTGCTGGGCGGCGGCGATGAGTTCGCCGATGAAGGTTCTCGCCAGCACGCGGCGCTCTCCCCAACACAAGACCCGAGGTTTGCGCTACTAACCTCATGGTGTTTGTGTCATGGGCTTGGGGTCGTTGGGTTCCGGGCCCAGAAGGGGGAGACGGTCTCGGCGTGCGCGGCGAGGTAGTCGCTCCACTCCCTTCGGGCGATGGAGGCCCACCGGGTGGCGGTGCTGACATGCATACCCACCAGCTCGGCCAGGATCGGCGCGGGCAGGTCGGCCAGCAGAGCCACCAGGGCGGCGTTGCGGGCCGGGCGAGCGGCCATGCCCATGTCGGCGAACCACTCGCTCATCCGGGCCGGCGTGACCGGCATCCCCGGCAGGCCGCCGGGGAACAGCCACACCCGTTCGGGTTCGGGGGCGAGCGTGCCCAGCGGAACGTAGGGATCGCTCACCTGGCGGTGCAGCAGCACGGCGAGCTTGGGCGGGATGAACAGGGCGTGGGTGTCCAGATCCAGATAGGTGTGTCCGTCCTCGATACGGACCTGGTCGGTGCGCAGGTGGCGGATCTGGGTGGCGGGCAGGCCGAACAGCAGCACCAAGGCCCCGGCCAGACGGGAACGCACCGGCCAGGCTTCCTCGTCCAGGCAGCGGGCGAGCAGGCCGCGGCGTTCGTCCTGGTCCATGTACCGCACGGGCAGGCCGCAGGTCCGGTGCGGGACGCTCACCACCGGCGTCAGGCCGCTTTTTGAAGAACATCTCCCCATGGGATCGGCGGTGTAACGCTTAGCCACCCCTCAGTGAGATTTTCGCCGTACTAGGTATTTGAGGCGGCATTGGTCAGCGATGTGCCGGCTCGTGGCTTTGCCCCACGACCTCGGCGACCGGGTATCGCTGTCTCAGTGGGGATCTCCAAACGTACGTCTTCAGCCGCGATCACAGGGAAACACGGCCGTGCTTGGTCAGATGACGCCGGCTCCGCCACCGGTGAATCAAGGACCGTTGACCTCAAGCGCGCTTGAACTTGTAGTGTGCTCGTCGACCTGACATTCGACCGAGGATCTGCGATGCCCGAGACGGGTGGCCTCGAAAACGCCGCCAAGCTGGCGTTGACGGCTTTCTTCTGGTGGCGCACCGATATCCAGCACGAAGTATGCGAGGCCTACTGGCGCGACGTACACGGGATCATGTTCTCCCGCGTACCGGGCCTGTGGCAGTGTCGACAGCTCCGCCTTGCAGCCAACCGTCCCGATCTCTGGCCAGCAGTCCAGGGCATCTCGCTTGAAGCGCCGGAAGCGGCTCAGCCTCAGGGCATGTCCCACGGGCTCTTCCTGTCCGAGGCCGACCTGGCCGCGTTCGGTCGCAATCCGATCGCGATGGAGACCATCCCCAACGACGCACACAACTTCATCAGCCGCATCGGTGCCCAGCTGTCGCCTCCGGACAGCGGCCGAACGCTTGTCGACCGCATCAACGATCCCGCTATGCAGGGCGCTCCCCCAGTGCCAACCTTTGTGCTCTGCTTCGTTTCAAGAGCGGGAGCCACGTCGGCCGAGACGTTCCATCGCTACCTGACCGAGCACGTTGCACGCCCGTGGAGCGGGCATCCAGGCGTCATGCGTTTACGCGTTGAGCCGCTTCCCCCTTACGAGCAGTCGGCAATGAGCTCGCCTGGTGTGGCGCACCAATGGCCGAGTGACGAGACCTACCTTGGCTGGATCGAGCTGGCGGTGCGCAACGAGGGCGTTGTCGGCGATCTCCTGGAGGTCACGGCCGCCGACGAACTTGGTAAACAGGTCAGGGCTGTCCATACCTACCCGGTACGTGAGATCTACACGATCATCTCCGCGGGACGGCCGACCGAGGTCGGTCTCCGCGGTTATCCGGCAGTGCAGACAATCATTGCCGCAGGCGCAGACGATCAGCGCGGTGAGGCCGTCCTGAATCTCCTCTTCGGCGATGCCGTACGCGGCCTGGATCAGCTCAGGCCGCGAACCTGAACACGTCGCGGCCGGTACCCGACAATCGTCGCCGCCCGCGGCCGGCGAACGGTGACCGGCGCTCGCTGTGACGTGTAACGCTTACGGATCCCTTCCGTACGTACGGGTGAGGTCCCTCAGCGAGACGAGCTCGGGAGGACGTTTGCTCATGTCCACGGAAGCGTCCGCAGGGGTCGATCTGCTCGTCGGAGAGGTATTCATGCGGCGTGGCCACGAACGCAGGGTCCGCACATCGGGCGAAGCGTCGCCGTCGCCGAACCGTCGCCCAGGTCACGGCTCTACCGCTAAATCCTGTAGTGATCCTCCTCGCTCCCCCGTACACCCAGGGGCCGGTGTCGCGCTCACCGATGAAGCCCGAGGGGAAGCCGCGATCGAAGGCGGCCGCCGACCTGGTCGACGCCCCGGGCCGGACCCTTCTGTAACGCCGCCGGGAGCGGGGCGTCCGCGCCTCGCGCCCGGTCCCCGTCCGTCTCCTCCTGGACCACCGGATATGCCGAGTCACTGATTCGACGAAGAGCGCCCTGCCCCCGCTGAAACGCGCTTCGGAGCAACGACGCGGCACACGAGCCACCGCCCGCCGCGGGAGCGGCGGGCGGTGGCTCGGCCGGACGGCGCGTTCAGTCCGCGGGCAGCGCCTTCAGCGCGACGGCGAAGGAGCGGGTCGCCGGCCACAGCGCGTGCCGGGGCAGCACGTCCAGGCCGCAGGCCCGTGAACCGAGCCCGTGCTGCGCGGCGTCGAGGTACAGGTGCACTCCCGTACTCTCCGGCAGCTCATGTGCGTGGGCCGCCGCGGCGAGCTCCTGGGCGGTGTGCCGGCTCGCCGTGAAGCCGACCCGCGATTCGCCCACCGACCGCGCCGCCAGGCCCGGCGCCGCCCCGGTCAGCCGCACCCACCGGGTCTGGGAACGGTGGCCGGACTCCTGCGGCCGGGAGTAGGCCACGGCCAGTTCGTCGATCGGCGCGCCGTAGGTGCCCACCAGCGCCGCTCGGCGGGAGTCCGGGTAGGACTCCTGCGGTCCGGTGCCGAACCACTCGGCCCGGCGCAGCCCGCCGGGCAGGTCCAGGCGGATGCCCAGCCGCGGCCAGGTGCAGTCCCAGCCCGGCGTGGGCACGGCGTCCACGTGCACGAAGACCTCGTCGCCGTCGGAGGTGTAGGCCACGGTCACGTCCACGCCCAGCGAGGTGCCCGCGGCACCGGTGCGCGAGCGCACCACGAGCCGGTGCCCGTCGATCCGCACCGACTCGGTGCGGTGCAGCAGCCGGTCCAGGCCCCGCTCGCGCCACCTCTGGGCCGACGACGGCGCATCGGTTCCGGCGCCGTCGGTCAGGGCCGGGTCGGCCTCCTCGTAGGCGTGCGGGGCCGTACCCCGGTCGTTGTCGGTGGGGGCGCGCCACAGCTCCGGGAACGCTCCGCTCACCTCCAGCTCACCCAGGCGCAGCAGGTGACCGGTGACGGCGTCCACGCGGGCCGGGCCGACGGCGATCACGTCGCCCTCGCGCGCCGGGCGCACCGACCGCGCAGGCCCCGGAGGCCGCACCGCGGGCGGTCGCGGCCCGCCGCCGCGCAGTGGCGCGGCGGTGCAGTCCACCTGGTGGGCGGCGACCCGGTGCCCGGCCGGGGCCCACGCGGTCGCCTCGGCCAGCTCGGCGGTGAGCGTCACCGACACCTCGCCGCCGCCCGCCTCGCGCAGCGCGGCCGGCAGGGCCGGTGGGGCGTCGACCTCGGCCCGCCGCCCCGGTGCGACAACGGGGACGGGCACCCGGCCGTCCGCCGTGACCGCGCCGTCGACCTGGACGCTCCAGGCCACGCGCAGGTCGGCGGTGTCGGCGCTGTGCCTGCGGCTGCTCAGCGTGATCCGCCCGGTGGCCGGGTCGAGGTCGAGACGGACGGGCGCGACGACGGCGGCGAACTCGGCCAGCCCCGGAGAAGGGGTGTCGTCGGACAGGACGAGCCCGTCCATGACGAAGTTGCCGTCGTGGACCGGTTCGCCGAAGTCCCCGCCGTAGGCGAAGTACTCGGTGCCCTCGGGGGTGCGCGTGCGCAGGCCGTGGTCGCGCCATTCCCAGACGAAACCGCCGTGCAGGCGCGGGTAGCGGTCGAACAGCTCCTCGTAGTCGCTGATCGCGCCGGGGCCGTTGCCCATCGCGTGGACGTACTCGCACAGCACGAAGGGACGGCTGCGGATGCGGGCGGCCTGGGCGGGGCCGGCGGCCCGTACGGGGCCGGACTCCTCGCCGACGGCCGCGCACTCCTGCAGCGTGGGGTACATGCGGGAGTAGACGTCGGTGTAGTCCCCGGTGCGGTCGCCCTCGTAGTGCACCGGGCGGTCCGGGTCGCGCCGGTGCACCCAGGCCGACATCAGGGCGAGGTTGCGCCCGGTACCGGCCTCGTTGCCGAGTGACCACATGACCACGCTGGGATGGTTCTTGTCCCGCTCGACGGTGCGGCGGATGCGGTCGAGGCAGGCCTGCTCCCACCGGGGGTCGTCGCTGGGGTTGTCGCGCCAGCCGGCCTGCTCGAAGCCGTGGGTCTCCAGGTCGCACTCGTCGACGACCCAGAAGCCCAACTCGTCGGCCAGGTCGAGCACGCCGGGGTGCGGCGGGTAGTGGCTGGTGCGGATGGCGTTGACGTTGTGCCGCTTCATCAGCGCCAGGTCGGCCCGCGCGTGCTCGGCGTCGAAGACCCGGCCCCGATCGGCCTGGATCTCGTGCCGGTTGACGCCGTGGAAGGTCACCGGCCGGCCGTTGACGAGGAACCGGTCCCCCTCGATGCGCACCGTGCGGAAACCCAGGTGCAGGCGGACCCGCTCCCCGGTGGCGGTGACGACCGCCTCGTAGCGGCGGGGGGTCTCGGCGCTCCACGGCCGCACCGTGCCGACGTCGACGGCGCCCACGTCCTCGGCGCGCTCCCACCGCTGCTCCACGCCCAGCTCGGGGATTGACAGCACCACCGGGTAGGCGGCCGCGGGGGCGTCGATCTCGGCCTCGACGCGTCCGGCGCCCGTGGTGTGGTCGTACTCCGCGCGCAGCCAGACGTCGTCCAGCCGGGCGGCGGGGCGGGCCAGGAGCGTCACCTCCCGGAAGATGCCGGGCAGCCACCACTGGTCCTGGTCTTCGAGGTAGCTGGCCGACGACCACTGGTGCACGCGCACCACCAGCAGGTTCTCCCCGCTGCGCAGGGCGCCGGTGACGTCGAACTCCTGCACCAGCCGACTGCCCTTGCCCACCCCGATCTCGGTGCCGTTGAGCCACACCCGGTAGGTGGACTCCACGCCGTCGAAGCGCAGCAGCACCCGGTCCGCGTCGGCCCACGCCCCGCCGGCGGGCACGGTGAAGCGGCGGCGGTGGTCGCCGGTGGGGTTCGCCGTCGGCACGCGGGGCGGGTCCACCGGGAAGGGGTAGCGGACGTTGGTGTACCAGGGGCGCCCGTAGGCCCCGTCGCCGTGCAGCACCCAGTGGGACGGCACGGGCAGCTCATCCCAGGCGTCGTCGTCGTAGTCCTCGCGCCACGTCTCCTCCCCCGGCTCGGCCGTGGGCCAGAGCCGGAAGCGCCACCGGCCGCTGAGGTCCAGGGCGGGGGCGTCGGTGCACAGGCGGGCGCGCGGGGCGGTGCGGCCGCCCGCGCCGGGGGTGAAGTCCTCGTAGTAGGCCAGGTCGGTCACTGATGGTCCTCCAGCGTGGTGGTGCGGTGAACAGGCGGGGCGCGGTGGCGGCCGCGGTCGGTCGGCTACTCCTTGACCGCGCCGTCGGTGAACCCGCCGCGCCAGAACCGCTGCAGGACGAGCATGGCGGCGATCAGCGGCACGATCGAGACCAGGACCCCGCCGGTGGTGAGCTGGTAGAACTCCGGCAGGCGCTGGACCTGGCTGTACCAGTTGTTCAGGCCCAACGTGATCGGATACAGGTCCTGGTCGGCGAGCATGACCAGCGGCAGGAAGTAGTTGTTCCAGATTCCGACGAGCTGGAACAGGAAGACGGTCACCATGGCCGGGACCATGGCGCGCAGCCCCAGAGTGTGGAAGATGCGCATCTCACCGGCGCCGTCGATCCGCGCCGCCTCGATGACCGAGTCCGGCACGGTGGCGGTGGCGTAGATCCGGCACAGGAAGAAGCCGAAGGGCGACACCACCGAGGGGATCAGCACGCTCCAGTAGGTGTTGGTCAGTCCCAGCTCGCTGAACAGCAGGAACAGCGGCAGCGCCGTGGCCGTGGCCGGAACCAGCACGCCGCCGAGGACCAGCCCGAAGACGAGCTCGCGCCCGCGGAAGGCGTACTTGGCCAGCGCGTACCCGCCCGCCGCTGCGAAGTAGGTGGCGATCAGGCCGCCCACGCCGACGTAGAGGACGCTGTTGGCGAACCACCGCAGGAATATCCCGCCGTCGTAGGTGAAGACCTGGACGAGGTTCTGCCAGAGGTTGATCTCCGGGGCGAACCAGAAGCCGTTGGTGGAGAACAGGTCCTCGGTGGTCTTGGTGGCCGCCACCACGATCCAGTAGATCGGGACGAGGAAGTACAGGCTGACGACGGTCAGGATCCCGGTGACCAGGATCGTCGACCGCGAGGTGCGGCGGGGCCGGCCGCGCTCGGCGGGCGGGGCGGGGGCCGCGGGGGCCGGGGCGCTCGGGGAGGCCTTCACACCCACTTCTTCCTTCGAGGTGCTCACTTCCCGCCTCCCTTCCGGTTGGTCAGGTAGAGGAACGCGAAGGACAGCACGAACGCCGTGAGCGCGATGAGCACCGCTTGGGCCGCCGCCACGTTGTAGGCGTTGTAGTTGAAGGCGGAGTTGTAGGCGGAGAGGTTCGGCGAGTAGTCGTTGTTGATC
This sequence is a window from Spinactinospora alkalitolerans. Protein-coding genes within it:
- a CDS encoding carbohydrate ABC transporter permease, with protein sequence MSTSKEEVGVKASPSAPAPAAPAPPAERGRPRRTSRSTILVTGILTVVSLYFLVPIYWIVVAATKTTEDLFSTNGFWFAPEINLWQNLVQVFTYDGGIFLRWFANSVLYVGVGGLIATYFAAAGGYALAKYAFRGRELVFGLVLGGVLVPATATALPLFLLFSELGLTNTYWSVLIPSVVSPFGFFLCRIYATATVPDSVIEAARIDGAGEMRIFHTLGLRAMVPAMVTVFLFQLVGIWNNYFLPLVMLADQDLYPITLGLNNWYSQVQRLPEFYQLTTGGVLVSIVPLIAAMLVLQRFWRGGFTDGAVKE
- a CDS encoding glycoside hydrolase family 2 TIM barrel-domain containing protein, whose protein sequence is MTDLAYYEDFTPGAGGRTAPRARLCTDAPALDLSGRWRFRLWPTAEPGEETWREDYDDDAWDELPVPSHWVLHGDGAYGRPWYTNVRYPFPVDPPRVPTANPTGDHRRRFTVPAGGAWADADRVLLRFDGVESTYRVWLNGTEIGVGKGSRLVQEFDVTGALRSGENLLVVRVHQWSSASYLEDQDQWWLPGIFREVTLLARPAARLDDVWLRAEYDHTTGAGRVEAEIDAPAAAYPVVLSIPELGVEQRWERAEDVGAVDVGTVRPWSAETPRRYEAVVTATGERVRLHLGFRTVRIEGDRFLVNGRPVTFHGVNRHEIQADRGRVFDAEHARADLALMKRHNVNAIRTSHYPPHPGVLDLADELGFWVVDECDLETHGFEQAGWRDNPSDDPRWEQACLDRIRRTVERDKNHPSVVMWSLGNEAGTGRNLALMSAWVHRRDPDRPVHYEGDRTGDYTDVYSRMYPTLQECAAVGEESGPVRAAGPAQAARIRSRPFVLCEYVHAMGNGPGAISDYEELFDRYPRLHGGFVWEWRDHGLRTRTPEGTEYFAYGGDFGEPVHDGNFVMDGLVLSDDTPSPGLAEFAAVVAPVRLDLDPATGRITLSSRRHSADTADLRVAWSVQVDGAVTADGRVPVPVVAPGRRAEVDAPPALPAALREAGGGEVSVTLTAELAEATAWAPAGHRVAAHQVDCTAAPLRGGGPRPPAVRPPGPARSVRPAREGDVIAVGPARVDAVTGHLLRLGELEVSGAFPELWRAPTDNDRGTAPHAYEEADPALTDGAGTDAPSSAQRWRERGLDRLLHRTESVRIDGHRLVVRSRTGAAGTSLGVDVTVAYTSDGDEVFVHVDAVPTPGWDCTWPRLGIRLDLPGGLRRAEWFGTGPQESYPDSRRAALVGTYGAPIDELAVAYSRPQESGHRSQTRWVRLTGAAPGLAARSVGESRVGFTASRHTAQELAAAAHAHELPESTGVHLYLDAAQHGLGSRACGLDVLPRHALWPATRSFAVALKALPAD